One part of the Nitrospira sp. genome encodes these proteins:
- a CDS encoding heavy-metal-associated domain-containing protein, which produces MENLILKIEGMSCGHCVGQVTKALTQLDGVQVKAVKVGEAFVAYDQGEITPADIARAVNEVGYEAEPAGRVA; this is translated from the coding sequence ATGGAAAATTTGATTCTGAAAATTGAAGGCATGAGCTGCGGACACTGTGTCGGACAGGTGACCAAGGCGTTGACGCAACTTGACGGCGTACAAGTCAAGGCCGTCAAGGTCGGAGAGGCCTTCGTTGCGTACGATCAGGGAGAGATCACACCGGCGGACATCGCCAGGGCGGTAAACGAGGTGGGGTATGAGGCCGAGCCGGCCGGGAGGGTTGCATGA
- the trxC gene encoding thioredoxin TrxC: MTESIHLVCPHCRSVNRVPAARLAQQPRCGQCHAALFAGHPIALTAADFDLHAQRAEIPLLVDFWASWCGPCRMMAPAYEQAAQMLEPHVRLGKVNTEEEPTLAARFGISSIPTLVLLRGGRELARQPGALGLQDIVRWVRSHM, translated from the coding sequence GTGACCGAATCGATTCACCTGGTATGCCCGCATTGCCGGAGCGTCAATCGTGTGCCTGCGGCTCGTCTGGCGCAGCAGCCTCGTTGTGGGCAATGCCATGCCGCCTTGTTTGCCGGTCATCCGATCGCCTTAACGGCGGCGGATTTTGATCTGCATGCGCAGCGGGCGGAGATTCCTCTGCTGGTCGATTTCTGGGCCTCCTGGTGTGGCCCCTGCCGAATGATGGCCCCGGCCTATGAGCAGGCCGCTCAGATGCTGGAACCTCACGTTCGGCTCGGGAAAGTGAACACGGAAGAAGAGCCGACGTTGGCCGCGAGGTTCGGCATTTCCAGTATCCCGACATTGGTCCTTCTGCGCGGAGGGCGTGAACTGGCCCGCCAACCAGGGGCGCTGGGTCTTCAGGATATCGTGCGGTGGGTTCGTAGCCATATGTGA
- a CDS encoding c-type cytochrome, whose amino-acid sequence MNAVKRSLIMLIGLLATMPAISPQPVMSSDPMAMGHDVMQPRVPADRMAEARQLRNPLPDSAETIERGKALYTGKGTCINCHGSEGDGNGPLAAQLNPSPRNFRHHGFWRHRTEGEVFWVIKHGSPGTSMIGFADQLTDEDIWALIQYERTFAKEHGHGRDMGPPEGMGHRGMRDDMGGMGHRGMGSGGGRCEGERCER is encoded by the coding sequence GTGAACGCGGTGAAACGGTCCCTCATCATGCTCATCGGTCTGTTGGCGACCATGCCGGCGATCTCGCCCCAGCCAGTCATGTCCTCCGATCCCATGGCGATGGGGCATGATGTGATGCAGCCGCGGGTCCCGGCCGACCGGATGGCCGAGGCGCGGCAACTGCGCAATCCTCTGCCGGACTCTGCTGAAACGATTGAACGGGGAAAGGCGCTCTATACCGGCAAGGGCACCTGCATCAATTGTCATGGTTCGGAAGGAGATGGGAACGGGCCCTTGGCAGCCCAGTTGAACCCGTCTCCCCGTAACTTCCGGCATCACGGATTCTGGCGCCACCGTACGGAAGGAGAAGTCTTCTGGGTGATCAAGCATGGATCGCCGGGCACCAGCATGATCGGATTCGCCGACCAATTGACCGACGAAGACATCTGGGCCCTGATCCAGTATGAACGGACCTTCGCGAAGGAACATGGTCATGGTCGAGACATGGGGCCGCCCGAAGGCATGGGACACCGGGGGATGCGAGACGACATGGGGGGCATGGGGCACCGAGGCATGGGAAGCGGCGGCGGACGCTGTGAAGGGGAACGGTGTGAACGATAA
- the ppk2 gene encoding polyphosphate kinase 2, whose translation MVLGDNDLDDDLEVIPTAVPLAGDGYEAPREVDGAMAAGLIGEAGRVLSEDDLRRVNTRRGLIQLIKGKSIDLEEVRKTLLYEQELRQLQVELVRLQRWVQSDGQRIAILVEGRDAAGKGGTIRRFTEHLNPRAMRVVALPKPTDDERGQWYFQRYIRQLPNKGEIVFFDRSWYNRAVVEPVMGFCSKKEHQRFLQQVTEFEHMLYEDGVTIIKFWFSISKEEQAKRFDARRQNPLKQWKLSPVDEKAQEMWDSYTRFKEEMFSKTHTTFSPWIIVKANDKQAARLESLRYVLNLLPYKGKNEAQIRLTPDPNVITRFHRKMAELDF comes from the coding sequence ATGGTACTCGGGGACAATGATTTGGATGACGACCTGGAAGTGATTCCCACCGCCGTGCCGCTCGCGGGGGATGGATATGAGGCGCCCCGTGAGGTTGACGGCGCGATGGCGGCGGGCCTCATCGGCGAAGCGGGGCGCGTGCTCAGTGAAGACGATCTCCGCCGGGTCAACACACGCCGTGGGCTCATTCAGCTCATCAAGGGCAAGAGCATCGATCTCGAAGAAGTGCGCAAGACCTTGCTCTACGAGCAGGAGTTGCGGCAGTTGCAGGTGGAGTTGGTTCGATTGCAACGATGGGTGCAGTCGGATGGTCAGCGGATCGCAATTCTCGTCGAAGGACGGGACGCCGCCGGGAAAGGCGGAACGATTCGTCGCTTTACCGAACATCTGAACCCGCGCGCCATGCGCGTCGTCGCCTTACCGAAGCCGACCGATGACGAGCGGGGACAATGGTACTTTCAACGGTATATCCGTCAACTGCCCAACAAAGGGGAAATCGTCTTTTTTGACCGGAGTTGGTACAACCGTGCCGTAGTGGAGCCGGTGATGGGATTTTGCAGCAAGAAGGAACATCAGCGGTTCTTGCAGCAGGTCACCGAATTCGAACACATGTTGTACGAAGACGGGGTGACCATCATCAAGTTCTGGTTTTCCATCTCCAAGGAAGAGCAGGCGAAGCGATTCGATGCGCGCCGGCAAAACCCGCTCAAGCAATGGAAGTTGAGCCCGGTCGACGAAAAGGCGCAAGAGATGTGGGATTCCTATACGCGGTTCAAAGAGGAGATGTTCAGCAAGACGCACACGACGTTCAGCCCCTGGATCATCGTGAAGGCGAACGACAAGCAGGCTGCCAGGCTGGAAAGCTTGCGATATGTCTTGAACCTGCTTCCGTACAAGGGGAAGAATGAGGCGCAGATCCGGCTCACGCCGGACCCCAATGTGATCACTCGCTTTCACCGGAAGATGGCGGAACTGGATTTCTGA
- a CDS encoding DsrE family protein, whose product MATFIISGSRGTDDPTMATLPFMAAKTAKEQGHDVVVWLWNEAVTLGRKGTADHVTGVNLTPLKDLLAAVQAAQIPIWVCGACAVARQISGTDLVAGASIKGMPDYIKAVAERDRNVAF is encoded by the coding sequence ATGGCGACGTTTATCATTTCCGGCAGCCGCGGTACAGACGATCCAACAATGGCGACCTTGCCGTTCATGGCGGCCAAGACCGCCAAGGAACAGGGGCACGATGTGGTGGTATGGCTGTGGAATGAAGCCGTGACATTGGGACGCAAGGGTACGGCCGACCATGTGACAGGCGTCAATCTGACGCCGTTGAAAGATCTATTGGCTGCGGTGCAGGCCGCGCAGATTCCCATTTGGGTCTGTGGAGCGTGCGCCGTCGCTCGTCAGATCAGCGGAACCGATCTCGTTGCCGGCGCGTCGATCAAGGGCATGCCGGATTACATCAAGGCCGTAGCCGAACGTGATCGCAACGTGGCGTTCTGA
- a CDS encoding c-type cytochrome: MGRRRTVMIGCALVLVMAVVSFPRLLLGSDQSRVKDLIQTNCAGCHRLEGKADSRFNLKAPDLIWAGSKYQRAWLLRYLTGKEAPLYPKGYRWDLAEGPVRHPVVSDDDAATIAEYFQQHNKDPRVTVGAFDLSKLSKFDATFGGMAYKAHACLGCHLIEENGALIGGPQSASLVAAGQRYDKDWLFRFGQNPQDFTPHSGEFLADATEPQLRAVIGFLMVQGVKDFKYYEPWTAPEFGMASVDRGKVLYKEYCSQCHGATGKGDGPAASGLNPKPAVHANIPFEKLPTEYVYNVINHGGAAMGKSPNMPYWGLTIGQQGVADVMAYLKATFKGGPDQAQAAVGGGVSGVCPQPRKTVQAPQDFLSKTNPLPSSDATIHAGKTLFLQTAQPVACAMCHGDKGNGQGFMGAALIPPPRNFTCGSMMKDLPDGQLFWIIKNGSPGTGMMSFAALPDEQVWQLIAYVRSLAK, from the coding sequence ATGGGGCGACGACGGACGGTGATGATCGGCTGTGCTCTGGTCTTGGTGATGGCGGTGGTATCCTTCCCTCGCCTGCTGCTGGGGAGCGACCAGAGTCGGGTGAAGGATCTCATACAGACCAATTGCGCCGGCTGTCATCGGTTGGAAGGGAAAGCCGACTCACGCTTCAATCTCAAGGCGCCCGACCTGATCTGGGCGGGAAGCAAATATCAGCGCGCCTGGTTGCTGCGCTACTTGACCGGCAAGGAGGCGCCTTTGTATCCGAAAGGGTACCGGTGGGATCTCGCCGAGGGACCGGTGCGGCATCCCGTGGTCAGTGACGATGATGCCGCGACGATCGCCGAGTACTTTCAACAACACAACAAGGACCCTCGGGTGACGGTCGGCGCCTTCGATCTCTCCAAACTCAGCAAATTCGATGCGACGTTCGGCGGCATGGCGTACAAGGCCCACGCCTGCCTGGGTTGTCACTTGATTGAAGAGAACGGCGCGCTGATCGGAGGTCCGCAAAGCGCGTCATTGGTAGCGGCGGGCCAACGGTATGACAAGGACTGGCTGTTCCGGTTCGGTCAAAATCCGCAGGACTTCACTCCCCACAGCGGTGAGTTTCTGGCCGATGCGACAGAGCCGCAGTTGCGGGCGGTGATCGGCTTCCTCATGGTGCAGGGCGTGAAGGATTTCAAATATTACGAACCCTGGACGGCGCCCGAGTTCGGCATGGCCAGCGTGGATCGCGGAAAGGTGTTGTATAAGGAGTACTGTTCACAATGCCACGGGGCGACCGGCAAGGGCGATGGACCGGCGGCTTCGGGTTTGAATCCAAAGCCGGCCGTGCATGCGAACATCCCCTTCGAGAAATTGCCGACGGAGTATGTGTACAACGTGATCAATCACGGCGGCGCGGCGATGGGGAAGTCGCCGAACATGCCCTATTGGGGTCTAACGATCGGTCAGCAGGGCGTGGCGGACGTGATGGCGTATTTGAAGGCCACGTTCAAGGGAGGGCCCGACCAGGCTCAGGCGGCGGTGGGTGGCGGTGTATCGGGGGTCTGTCCGCAGCCGAGAAAGACGGTGCAGGCGCCGCAGGACTTCCTCTCGAAAACGAATCCCCTGCCGAGCTCGGACGCCACGATTCATGCGGGGAAAACACTGTTTCTCCAGACGGCACAGCCGGTGGCCTGCGCCATGTGTCATGGTGACAAGGGCAACGGGCAGGGTTTCATGGGTGCCGCATTGATTCCCCCGCCTCGAAACTTTACCTGCGGCTCGATGATGAAGGATTTGCCGGACGGGCAACTGTTCTGGATTATTAAGAACGGCTCTCCTGGAACCGGCATGATGTCGTTTGCGGCGCTGCCGGATGAGCAGGTCTGGCAATTGATTGCCTATGTGAGAAGTTTGGCGAAGTAG
- a CDS encoding c-type cytochrome → MSWSRQGSLIVVCSLLAVMLGLVVITGAQDDDRTALLSAQSRRAATLIMARCAVCHTTDLISQQRLPEERWIATVEKMVHWGADLSKEEVELVLHYVVARNHPGAPDDLPAIEQELAMSVPAAGMQASTEGPLTGVPGRGAGLYAHNCQACHGEGAVGGMGPKLARNLILKNDGAFWETVLHGRGPMPAWGAVLSHQDIADIHAWLATR, encoded by the coding sequence ATGAGCTGGTCGCGGCAGGGCTCCCTCATCGTCGTGTGCTCTCTCCTGGCGGTCATGCTCGGCTTGGTCGTCATCACTGGGGCGCAAGATGATGACCGCACGGCACTCCTCTCCGCTCAGTCCCGGCGCGCTGCCACCTTGATCATGGCGCGCTGCGCGGTCTGCCACACGACGGATCTCATTTCACAACAACGGTTGCCGGAAGAGCGATGGATCGCCACGGTGGAGAAGATGGTCCACTGGGGCGCCGACTTGTCCAAGGAAGAAGTCGAACTGGTTCTTCACTATGTGGTTGCGCGAAATCATCCCGGCGCGCCGGATGACCTGCCGGCCATCGAGCAGGAGCTGGCGATGAGCGTGCCGGCGGCGGGAATGCAGGCGTCGACCGAGGGGCCGCTCACCGGCGTGCCTGGGCGCGGCGCAGGGCTGTACGCCCACAATTGCCAGGCCTGCCACGGAGAAGGAGCGGTCGGGGGTATGGGGCCGAAACTCGCGCGGAACCTGATTCTGAAAAACGACGGAGCATTTTGGGAAACCGTCCTTCATGGCCGTGGCCCGATGCCGGCTTGGGGAGCGGTGTTGAGTCATCAAGATATTGCGGATATTCATGCCTGGTTGGCCACGCGATAG
- a CDS encoding sulfite oxidase, whose amino-acid sequence MTVSRRGWMKTLLQGIGIGALLRGAIPAAEGSQEGALGQGSGPLTVRVSRPFDAETPVREFTSWLTPNERFFVRSHFGPPPPEALQPETWRLTVKGLVKEGLTLTLKDLHDFESVTITAVLQCSGNGRAHHRPKVPGVQWERGAVGNAQWTGVRLRDVLQRAGVTPQGLHVQLQGADRPALPTVPLFTRSIPLAKALHPDTLLAYEMNGRPLPLLHGGPLRVVTPGWMAESCMKWLTEITLRADETPGYYMQQAYRMPETAIQPGSGLPGTVMVPVEQMPVKSLIAAPAEGDTVRTSPVTIQGVAWAGESAVALVEVSCDDGKTWEQARLLGEAQPYAWRQWQYVWHPKALGPTAILCRATDARGERQPATSPWNPGGFVWSGWDRVAVTVAA is encoded by the coding sequence ATGACTGTTAGCCGCCGTGGATGGATGAAGACATTGTTGCAAGGGATCGGCATCGGAGCGCTTCTTCGTGGCGCGATCCCGGCGGCCGAAGGAAGTCAGGAAGGGGCTCTAGGTCAGGGCAGCGGCCCGCTGACCGTCCGGGTATCGCGCCCGTTCGACGCTGAGACGCCGGTGCGGGAATTTACCTCTTGGTTGACGCCCAATGAACGTTTCTTTGTGCGCAGTCATTTCGGGCCACCTCCACCCGAGGCCCTGCAGCCCGAGACCTGGCGCCTGACCGTGAAGGGGTTGGTCAAGGAAGGACTCACGCTCACCCTGAAAGACCTACACGACTTTGAATCCGTGACCATCACGGCGGTCCTGCAGTGCAGCGGAAACGGGCGCGCCCACCATCGTCCCAAAGTGCCGGGGGTGCAGTGGGAACGCGGCGCGGTCGGAAACGCGCAATGGACCGGCGTGAGGCTGCGAGATGTCTTGCAGCGCGCCGGCGTCACCCCGCAGGGGCTTCATGTGCAACTGCAAGGCGCCGACCGACCGGCTTTGCCCACCGTTCCCCTGTTCACACGAAGTATTCCTCTCGCGAAGGCGCTCCATCCCGATACGCTCCTCGCCTATGAGATGAACGGTCGCCCCTTGCCGCTTCTTCACGGCGGCCCCTTGAGGGTGGTGACACCGGGTTGGATGGCGGAATCTTGCATGAAGTGGCTGACGGAGATCACGCTCAGGGCCGATGAAACGCCCGGCTATTACATGCAGCAGGCCTACCGCATGCCCGAGACCGCGATCCAGCCGGGGTCCGGGTTGCCGGGGACGGTGATGGTGCCGGTCGAACAGATGCCGGTGAAATCGCTGATTGCCGCGCCGGCCGAAGGAGATACGGTGCGGACCAGTCCAGTGACCATTCAAGGTGTGGCCTGGGCCGGGGAGTCGGCGGTGGCGCTGGTTGAAGTGTCCTGTGATGACGGGAAGACGTGGGAGCAGGCCCGATTGCTGGGCGAAGCACAACCCTACGCGTGGCGGCAGTGGCAGTATGTGTGGCATCCGAAAGCCCTCGGCCCGACGGCCATTCTCTGTCGTGCCACGGATGCGCGCGGTGAACGACAGCCGGCAACCAGTCCCTGGAATCCCGGAGGATTTGTGTGGAGTGGCTGGGACCGCGTCGCCGTGACGGTGGCGGCATGA
- a CDS encoding OsmC family protein has translation MKLSIAYQGGTRYDILSDRHRVVTDQPADGGGADAGMTPVELFVGSIASCVGYFVGEFCARHDISRDGLKVEAEWSTAEGPHRVGQVQLSIRIPHRITPELKERLLKVAHGCTVHQSLVVPTAIAIELNPHSHTVTPT, from the coding sequence ATGAAGCTCAGCATCGCCTATCAAGGCGGCACGCGATACGACATCTTGAGCGATCGCCATCGGGTCGTGACCGATCAGCCGGCCGATGGAGGCGGGGCGGACGCGGGCATGACGCCAGTGGAGCTATTCGTCGGCTCCATCGCGAGCTGCGTGGGCTACTTCGTCGGCGAGTTCTGCGCGAGACACGATATTTCGCGCGACGGACTCAAGGTCGAGGCCGAGTGGAGCACGGCGGAAGGACCGCACCGAGTCGGCCAGGTTCAACTCTCAATCCGGATTCCCCATCGCATCACGCCGGAACTGAAAGAACGGTTGTTGAAAGTCGCCCATGGATGTACCGTGCATCAATCCCTCGTGGTGCCGACCGCCATTGCCATTGAGTTGAATCCTCATAGCCATACCGTGACTCCCACCTGA
- a CDS encoding c-type cytochrome, producing MWLRATWPAGTQLARFIRMRHLFFCSLLAVAVASGCAGSRGPDNVGHSVAGQSESGGVDAVFSHPSPDSIPGGQRGEQIRLGYQLIVHTQEFAATYVGNGLTCANCHLDAGLDPNSASFVGLSRVYPEYQARAGRAVTLAERINDCVVRNLNGKAIPQDSHKLQAIVAYIDWLSKDVPEGSRMAWRGIPHLAAAQPPDTSKGAKVFTARCAFCHGADGLGTMTAPPLWGDQAYGIGSDMARLSVAASFIKSNMPRTRGWALADQDAYDVAAYLHAQRRPDFAGKGNDWPKGGKPSDAPY from the coding sequence ATGTGGTTGCGGGCGACCTGGCCTGCTGGTACACAGCTTGCGAGATTCATACGTATGCGGCACCTTTTTTTCTGCAGCCTGTTGGCGGTCGCGGTGGCGAGCGGTTGCGCGGGCTCACGGGGGCCCGACAACGTCGGCCATTCAGTCGCCGGACAGTCCGAGTCTGGCGGTGTCGATGCGGTCTTCAGTCACCCATCGCCGGATTCCATTCCGGGTGGCCAGCGAGGAGAGCAGATCCGGCTCGGGTATCAACTGATCGTCCATACCCAGGAGTTTGCGGCAACCTACGTAGGAAACGGCCTCACCTGTGCCAACTGCCATTTGGATGCAGGACTGGATCCGAACTCCGCCTCCTTTGTGGGACTTTCGCGGGTCTATCCGGAATACCAGGCGCGAGCGGGGCGGGCCGTGACCCTGGCGGAGCGTATCAATGACTGTGTCGTCCGTAACCTGAATGGCAAGGCGATTCCCCAGGACAGTCACAAACTCCAGGCGATCGTGGCCTACATCGACTGGCTATCCAAAGATGTGCCGGAAGGAAGCCGCATGGCTTGGCGAGGGATCCCGCATCTCGCAGCCGCCCAGCCGCCGGATACGTCGAAGGGCGCCAAGGTATTTACGGCCCGTTGCGCGTTTTGCCACGGTGCGGACGGCCTCGGCACCATGACGGCACCTCCCCTGTGGGGCGACCAGGCTTATGGCATCGGCAGTGACATGGCGCGGCTCTCGGTGGCTGCGTCGTTCATCAAGTCGAATATGCCACGGACCAGAGGTTGGGCATTGGCCGATCAAGATGCGTACGACGTCGCGGCCTACCTCCACGCGCAACGGCGTCCCGATTTCGCCGGGAAGGGCAACGATTGGCCCAAGGGCGGCAAGCCCTCGGATGCGCCGTACTAG
- a CDS encoding cytochrome c produces the protein MRTRSWVGIAMLLLSGMVPLNAALSGQASPEAGKKLYAASCQNCHGSTGKGDSEMGAYLTPPPADLTAKPTQTKTDAQLRKVILEGRSGTAMTGFSASLNEAQVDDLLAYIRSLQP, from the coding sequence ATGCGCACAAGAAGTTGGGTGGGAATCGCGATGCTGCTGCTGTCGGGGATGGTCCCGCTCAATGCGGCGCTGTCCGGGCAAGCGAGTCCTGAAGCAGGCAAGAAGTTGTATGCAGCCAGTTGCCAGAACTGCCATGGCTCGACAGGCAAGGGCGACAGTGAGATGGGAGCCTATCTGACGCCCCCTCCTGCCGATCTCACGGCCAAGCCGACGCAGACCAAGACCGATGCGCAGTTGCGCAAGGTCATTCTAGAAGGGCGGTCAGGGACCGCCATGACCGGATTTTCCGCGTCCTTGAACGAAGCGCAAGTCGATGACCTGCTGGCCTATATTCGGTCGCTGCAACCCTGA
- a CDS encoding cytochrome b N-terminal domain-containing protein yields the protein MASRLYDWLDSRLNLKPVQRTLLDEPIPGGASWIYVFGSITLFLFLMQAATGMFLALYYAPTPDHAYDSIEFIERDVLFGWFVRGLHHWGASAMVIAIGLHMLQTFLYGAYKPPREAMWMMGVVLFLIVMTFAFTGYLLPWDQTAYWATQVGINMVGTVPLVGDVASRVLRGGETLGALTLSRFFAIHVLFLPAVLLSGIALHLFILRRVGPAGPWTDERASLNSETFAPRQVYMDAVVIAGVFLAVAMLAFSVPLPLTDKANPSDTSFVPVPEWYFLFYYELLKYVHGPLEPLATWVLPLCVVLIMLFWPFIDRNPVRNPIRRPVALGSGLLFLLVVFGLLGISIKNLYAVPRTDPAVARGKAVYAQFGCVGCHRIHGEGGAVAPDLSTVGETRPDRAWHLKHFRDPQSVTPGSFMPKFPLTDAQLNDLTSYMLSLTRATPS from the coding sequence ATGGCCTCCCGTTTATACGATTGGCTCGACAGCCGTCTGAATCTCAAGCCGGTCCAACGCACGCTGCTCGATGAGCCCATCCCCGGCGGAGCCAGTTGGATTTACGTCTTCGGCTCCATCACGCTGTTCTTGTTTCTCATGCAGGCCGCCACGGGCATGTTCCTCGCGCTCTATTACGCGCCCACCCCGGACCATGCCTACGACAGCATTGAATTCATCGAACGCGATGTGCTGTTCGGCTGGTTTGTGCGCGGACTCCATCATTGGGGCGCATCCGCCATGGTGATTGCGATCGGCCTGCACATGTTGCAGACCTTTCTCTATGGCGCGTATAAGCCGCCACGCGAAGCGATGTGGATGATGGGCGTGGTGTTGTTTTTGATCGTGATGACCTTTGCCTTCACCGGCTACCTCCTGCCTTGGGATCAGACGGCCTATTGGGCGACGCAGGTAGGCATCAACATGGTCGGGACGGTGCCCTTGGTCGGTGACGTGGCCTCCCGAGTGCTGCGTGGAGGGGAGACGCTCGGCGCCCTGACGCTCTCCCGCTTCTTTGCCATCCATGTCCTGTTTCTCCCGGCAGTGCTACTGAGCGGGATTGCGCTGCATCTGTTCATCCTCCGGCGCGTCGGCCCCGCAGGTCCCTGGACCGACGAACGCGCTTCGCTCAATAGTGAAACATTCGCGCCTCGGCAGGTCTACATGGATGCGGTCGTGATCGCCGGCGTGTTTCTGGCTGTTGCGATGCTCGCGTTCAGCGTGCCCCTGCCGCTGACGGATAAGGCCAATCCTTCCGATACCAGCTTTGTCCCCGTCCCGGAATGGTATTTTCTCTTCTACTACGAGCTGCTGAAGTATGTGCATGGGCCGTTGGAACCGCTGGCCACCTGGGTGTTGCCGTTGTGTGTGGTACTCATCATGCTGTTCTGGCCGTTCATCGACCGCAATCCCGTGCGGAATCCGATCAGACGGCCGGTGGCCTTGGGGAGCGGTCTCCTGTTCCTGCTCGTGGTGTTCGGTCTGCTGGGAATCTCCATCAAGAATTTGTACGCGGTGCCCAGAACCGATCCCGCCGTGGCGAGGGGCAAAGCGGTGTATGCGCAGTTTGGCTGCGTCGGCTGCCATCGGATTCATGGAGAAGGAGGAGCCGTCGCGCCGGACCTCTCCACGGTCGGAGAGACGAGGCCGGATCGCGCCTGGCACCTCAAGCATTTCCGTGACCCGCAATCCGTCACGCCTGGATCGTTCATGCCGAAGTTTCCGCTCACGGATGCACAGTTGAACGATTTGACCAGCTACATGTTAAGTTTGACCCGCGCGACGCCGTCATGA
- a CDS encoding ubiquinol-cytochrome c reductase iron-sulfur subunit, producing MSHSNDTQSSEGTGLSTPVGSRRTFFHWMTVAAAAMVGVGLAVPLLGSLVSPAFTRRKREWVDVGSVDSLPAGRPTQLDHVTTVRDGWMETKSQKAVWAVKQPEGGVRVFSPICTHLGCGYRWDDTEQKFLCPCHGSMFDMNGKVLGGPAPRPLDVLPSKVEGGRLLVMYTEFRSGLPESVEL from the coding sequence GTGAGCCATTCCAACGACACACAGAGCAGTGAAGGGACAGGGCTGTCGACTCCGGTCGGTTCACGGCGTACGTTTTTCCATTGGATGACCGTTGCTGCGGCTGCGATGGTAGGCGTGGGATTGGCTGTGCCACTGCTCGGCTCGCTGGTGTCACCGGCGTTCACGCGACGCAAACGTGAATGGGTCGATGTCGGCTCGGTGGATAGTTTGCCGGCGGGGCGCCCTACGCAATTAGATCATGTGACGACCGTCCGCGATGGGTGGATGGAAACCAAATCACAAAAAGCGGTCTGGGCTGTGAAACAGCCTGAAGGCGGGGTGCGGGTCTTTTCGCCGATCTGCACCCATCTCGGGTGCGGGTATCGCTGGGATGACACGGAACAGAAGTTTCTCTGTCCCTGCCATGGCAGCATGTTCGACATGAACGGCAAGGTGTTGGGCGGTCCTGCCCCACGTCCGCTGGACGTCCTGCCCTCTAAGGTCGAAGGGGGGCGTCTCCTCGTCATGTATACGGAGTTCCGCTCTGGCCTTCCCGAGAGTGTGGAGTTGTGA
- a CDS encoding CBS domain-containing protein, producing MTTMARPGVPVGGFKTVGQVVGTNQLRIRRNQSALAIAVELLTTHTPGAPVVDDAGQYIGFISEFDLLKALRSSQDFNQLTAEQIMVKDRITVTAETSIDDAVRIMEEKRLLNLPVEKDGTIRYTLTRHDLLRAWIGLGLDIENQMV from the coding sequence ATGACGACGATGGCGAGACCGGGTGTACCGGTGGGCGGATTTAAGACGGTGGGACAGGTTGTCGGAACCAACCAATTGCGCATTCGTCGGAACCAAAGCGCATTGGCGATCGCGGTGGAGTTATTGACGACGCATACACCCGGGGCGCCGGTGGTCGATGATGCGGGACAGTACATCGGGTTCATCAGTGAATTCGATTTATTGAAAGCCTTGAGATCGAGCCAGGATTTCAATCAGCTCACGGCAGAGCAGATCATGGTCAAGGATCGGATTACCGTGACGGCGGAGACATCGATCGACGATGCGGTTCGAATAATGGAAGAGAAGCGCTTGCTCAATCTGCCCGTCGAAAAGGACGGTACGATCAGATACACATTGACCCGGCACGATTTGCTGCGGGCCTGGATCGGTCTAGGGCTGGACATCGAGAACCAGATGGTCTGA
- a CDS encoding DUF2892 domain-containing protein: MACNVGGIERPIRIILGVLLIGIGVFGGLTGAAMGVVLAVGAIALVTGTIGFCPVWTLLGINTCPIEARKKS, from the coding sequence ATGGCATGCAACGTCGGCGGAATTGAACGACCCATTCGGATCATCCTCGGTGTGTTGTTGATCGGGATTGGTGTCTTCGGCGGATTGACCGGGGCTGCAATGGGTGTGGTGCTCGCGGTGGGCGCCATCGCCCTCGTGACCGGGACCATCGGGTTTTGTCCGGTTTGGACCCTGTTGGGCATCAACACCTGTCCGATCGAGGCCCGTAAAAAATCCTGA